In Microbacterium sp. SLBN-146, one genomic interval encodes:
- a CDS encoding Gfo/Idh/MocA family protein has product MSDTTLTPVPVEADARPRVREVGIIMNGVSGRMGYRQHLVRSILAIRDAGGIDLPDGTKLTVKPLLVGRSEAKLAELAAKHGIEDYTTDLDAALADPRWEIYADFLVTKARASALRRAIAAGKTIYTEKPTAETAAEALELAKLAAAAGVKTGVVHDKLYLPGLQKLKRLIDSGFFGRILSVRGEFGYWVFEGDWQPAQRPSWNYRAEDGGGIIVDMFPHWNYVLENLFGDVKSVYAQAAVHIADRWDENGEHYTATAEDAAYGIFELDGDIVAQINSSWTVRVNRDELVEFHVDGTHGSAVVGLFGAKIQHRNATPKPVWNPDLADDHDYDADWAGVPTNEVFQNGFRQQWEEFLLSFALDTPYEFDLLSGARGVLLAEAGLQSSREGRKVEIPSLTLD; this is encoded by the coding sequence GTGAGCGACACGACTCTCACCCCCGTCCCGGTCGAGGCCGATGCCCGTCCCCGCGTGCGCGAGGTCGGCATCATCATGAACGGTGTCTCGGGCCGTATGGGATACCGCCAGCACCTCGTGCGTTCGATCCTCGCGATCCGCGACGCCGGGGGCATCGACCTTCCCGACGGCACGAAGCTCACGGTCAAGCCGCTCCTCGTCGGCCGGAGCGAAGCGAAGCTCGCCGAGCTCGCCGCGAAGCACGGCATCGAGGACTACACGACGGATCTGGATGCCGCTCTGGCCGATCCCCGATGGGAGATCTACGCCGACTTCCTCGTGACGAAGGCTCGCGCGTCGGCGCTCCGCCGTGCCATCGCGGCCGGCAAGACGATCTACACCGAGAAGCCGACGGCCGAGACGGCCGCCGAGGCGCTGGAGCTCGCGAAGCTCGCCGCCGCCGCGGGCGTCAAGACCGGTGTCGTGCACGACAAGCTGTACCTGCCGGGCCTCCAGAAGCTCAAGCGCCTCATCGACTCCGGGTTCTTCGGCCGCATTCTCTCCGTGCGCGGCGAGTTCGGCTACTGGGTCTTCGAGGGCGACTGGCAGCCCGCGCAGCGACCGTCCTGGAACTACCGCGCCGAAGACGGCGGCGGCATCATCGTCGACATGTTCCCGCACTGGAACTACGTGCTGGAGAACCTCTTCGGCGACGTGAAGTCGGTCTACGCGCAGGCGGCCGTCCACATCGCGGACCGCTGGGACGAGAACGGCGAGCACTACACGGCGACCGCTGAAGACGCCGCCTACGGCATCTTCGAGCTCGACGGTGACATCGTCGCGCAGATCAACTCGTCGTGGACCGTACGCGTCAACCGTGACGAGCTCGTCGAGTTCCACGTCGACGGCACGCACGGCTCGGCTGTCGTCGGGCTCTTCGGTGCGAAGATCCAGCACCGCAACGCGACGCCGAAGCCCGTGTGGAACCCCGACCTCGCCGATGACCACGACTACGACGCCGACTGGGCCGGAGTGCCCACGAACGAGGTGTTCCAGAACGGCTTCCGCCAGCAGTGGGAGGAGTTCCTCCTCTCGTTCGCGCTCGACACCCCGTACGAGTTCGACCTGCTGTCGGGTGCGCGCGGCGTCCTCCTCGCCGAGGCAGGACTGCAGTCGAGCCGCGAGGGCCGCAAGGTCGAGATCCCCTCGCTGACGCTGGACTGA
- a CDS encoding ABC transporter substrate-binding protein gives MFSKKRILSVAALATGAALVLAGCAGGGSSQPAETYDPNEEVTLDFAFWGNDVRAEMYDEAIAAFNEEYPNITVNVSFLGYPEFWEKRQVEAAGGDLPDVMQFDYSYMRQYSQNGLLLDLDPYLGNIIDTEPLSENILGIGVVDGVTTGIATSTNAWGMYLNPTLLEQVGVEPYEGGGSWADYDDWMAEVTAAGGGTIFGGTDYTGRIQNFEIQQRANGKDLFTDEGEPNFTEEELAAFWESGANVRDGIAVPQQMLEESYPLSGFDSAKSTSELTWDNFGAGYLGNLGEAYTELGLVAPPVTVEGAKDLYLKPSMLHTVAANTDHPEAAVTLLNFLVNSPATGAAFGTNRGLPASTTALEGAELDALGEQIAAYEESISDRLGDAPPVPIVGYGSLEEKFRLLGIELGFGTITVEDAVSQFFTEMDVVLSS, from the coding sequence ATGTTCAGCAAGAAGCGGATTCTGTCGGTCGCAGCACTCGCGACCGGTGCCGCGTTGGTCCTCGCCGGTTGCGCCGGCGGCGGCTCCTCGCAGCCTGCCGAGACGTACGACCCGAACGAAGAGGTCACTCTCGACTTCGCGTTCTGGGGCAACGACGTGCGTGCCGAGATGTACGACGAGGCCATCGCAGCCTTCAACGAGGAATACCCCAACATCACGGTCAACGTCTCGTTCCTCGGCTACCCCGAGTTCTGGGAGAAGCGCCAGGTCGAAGCGGCCGGTGGCGACCTCCCCGATGTCATGCAGTTCGACTACTCCTACATGCGCCAGTACTCGCAGAACGGTCTGCTCCTCGACCTCGACCCGTACCTCGGCAACATCATCGACACCGAGCCGCTCAGCGAGAACATCCTCGGCATCGGCGTCGTCGACGGCGTCACGACCGGCATCGCAACCTCCACCAACGCGTGGGGCATGTACCTCAACCCGACGCTCCTCGAGCAGGTCGGCGTCGAGCCCTACGAGGGCGGCGGCAGCTGGGCGGATTACGACGACTGGATGGCAGAGGTCACTGCCGCCGGCGGCGGCACGATCTTCGGCGGCACCGACTACACCGGTCGCATCCAGAACTTCGAGATCCAGCAGCGTGCCAACGGCAAGGACCTGTTCACCGACGAGGGCGAGCCGAACTTCACCGAGGAGGAGCTCGCGGCCTTCTGGGAGTCCGGCGCGAACGTCCGCGACGGCATCGCCGTTCCCCAGCAGATGCTCGAAGAGTCGTACCCGCTGTCGGGCTTCGACTCGGCCAAGTCCACGAGCGAGCTCACGTGGGACAACTTCGGCGCGGGCTACCTCGGGAACCTCGGCGAGGCGTACACCGAGCTCGGCCTCGTCGCCCCGCCCGTGACGGTCGAAGGGGCGAAGGACCTCTACCTGAAGCCCTCGATGCTGCACACCGTCGCGGCGAACACGGATCACCCCGAAGCTGCGGTCACGCTCCTCAACTTTCTCGTGAACTCGCCCGCGACCGGCGCCGCCTTCGGCACCAACCGCGGTCTCCCCGCCTCGACGACGGCGCTCGAGGGCGCGGAACTCGATGCGCTCGGCGAGCAGATCGCCGCCTACGAGGAGTCGATCTCCGACCGTCTCGGCGACGCCCCGCCCGTTCCGATCGTGGGTTACGGCTCGCTGGAGGAGAAGTTCCGCCTGCTCGGCATCGAACTCGGCTTCGGGACGATCACCGTCGAGGATGCCGTCTCGCAGTTCTTCACCGAGATGGACGTCGTCCTCAGTTCCTGA
- a CDS encoding PmoA family protein, translating into MHFHDDGAGRLVLRRDARELLEYVYRPTDAAVESPRPYALLRTPAGRDVTAYRPADHVWHKGLSLALPHVGSHNFWGGPTYTAGEGYVQLPNNGAQQHRSFDLGGATASERLDWTSQAGERVLTEHRTLIAHEVDAAAWALTWHSALRNETDAALAFGSPTSRGRPDAGYAGIFWRGPAAFTGAPILGPDGRVDDAARGRPSPWLAAQAADAGVVMIATDATAPWFARTAEYAGLGPAPFFFDETVVEPGETLALSTAILVADGDVAPYVADADLIARLRSAASAPVKETAR; encoded by the coding sequence ATGCACTTCCACGACGACGGCGCCGGGCGCCTCGTGCTTCGCCGCGATGCGCGCGAGCTGCTCGAGTACGTCTACAGACCCACGGATGCCGCGGTCGAATCGCCGCGACCGTACGCGCTGCTGCGCACCCCCGCCGGCCGCGACGTGACGGCGTACCGGCCGGCCGATCACGTCTGGCACAAGGGCCTCTCCCTCGCGCTGCCCCACGTTGGATCGCACAACTTCTGGGGCGGCCCGACCTATACTGCCGGCGAGGGCTACGTACAGCTCCCCAACAACGGCGCGCAGCAGCACCGCTCATTCGACCTCGGCGGCGCGACGGCGTCCGAGCGCCTCGACTGGACCTCGCAGGCCGGCGAACGCGTCCTGACGGAGCACCGCACCCTCATCGCCCACGAGGTCGACGCCGCCGCCTGGGCACTCACGTGGCACAGCGCCCTCCGCAACGAGACCGACGCCGCACTGGCCTTCGGCTCCCCCACCTCGCGGGGCCGCCCCGATGCCGGCTACGCGGGCATCTTCTGGCGCGGCCCCGCCGCCTTCACGGGTGCTCCGATCCTCGGCCCCGACGGCCGCGTCGACGACGCAGCCCGCGGCAGGCCGTCGCCGTGGCTCGCAGCGCAGGCGGCGGACGCCGGCGTCGTCATGATCGCAACGGATGCCACGGCCCCCTGGTTCGCGCGGACGGCGGAGTACGCCGGACTCGGCCCCGCCCCCTTCTTCTTCGACGAGACGGTCGTCGAGCCGGGCGAGACCCTTGCGCTCTCCACCGCGATCCTCGTCGCCGACGGGGACGTCGCTCCGTACGTGGCAGACGCCGATCTCATCGCGCGGCTGCGGTCCGCGGCATCCGCCCCCGTCAAGGAGACCGCCCGATGA
- a CDS encoding Gfo/Idh/MocA family protein encodes MTDRPMTQTLRVALVGTGAVANLHARAVAAHPRAEIVAVTNLTRPEAEDFADRYGVPAVYDDLAELLTAEHPDVVLVCTPPGVHRDQTVQAFAAGAHVVVEKPPASSLDELDEMRAAAAAAGRQLAVVFQQRTGTAAAHVRRLLQSGALGHPLLAVCQTLWFRGEDYFAVPWRGKWATEGGGTTLGHGIHQLDLLAYLLGDWASVHGRLWRLDRETETEDVSTATVTFANGVVAQVVTSAVSPRESSSIRIDTQKATVTVDHLYGHGHENWRITPAPGFETDAADWAFPEGEERSDHAPLLRDVFDALLEGGPLPDTASDPARSFEIVAAIYASAAADGAVVTPDLLAEHPTHRRSFASPVTDLRS; translated from the coding sequence ATGACAGACCGCCCGATGACTCAAACCCTGCGCGTCGCCCTCGTCGGCACGGGCGCGGTGGCGAATCTTCACGCCCGCGCTGTCGCGGCGCATCCCCGCGCCGAGATCGTCGCCGTCACCAACCTCACGCGCCCGGAGGCCGAGGATTTCGCCGACCGCTATGGCGTGCCAGCGGTCTACGACGACCTCGCGGAGCTCCTCACGGCCGAGCATCCCGATGTCGTGCTCGTCTGCACGCCTCCCGGCGTTCATCGCGATCAGACCGTCCAAGCGTTCGCCGCGGGCGCCCACGTCGTCGTCGAGAAGCCGCCGGCGTCGTCGCTCGACGAACTCGACGAGATGCGTGCGGCCGCAGCGGCGGCGGGAAGGCAACTCGCGGTGGTGTTCCAGCAGCGGACGGGCACGGCGGCCGCCCACGTGCGCCGGCTCCTGCAGTCCGGTGCGCTCGGACACCCCCTGCTCGCCGTCTGCCAGACGCTCTGGTTCCGCGGCGAGGATTACTTCGCCGTGCCGTGGCGTGGCAAGTGGGCGACCGAGGGCGGCGGGACGACGCTGGGCCACGGCATCCATCAGCTCGACCTGCTCGCCTACCTCCTGGGCGACTGGGCGAGCGTGCACGGGCGACTGTGGCGCCTCGATCGGGAGACCGAGACGGAGGACGTCTCGACGGCGACCGTCACCTTCGCGAACGGGGTCGTCGCGCAGGTCGTGACGAGCGCCGTCTCGCCGCGCGAGTCGAGTTCGATCCGCATCGACACGCAGAAGGCGACCGTGACGGTCGACCACCTGTACGGGCACGGGCACGAGAACTGGCGCATCACGCCGGCGCCGGGTTTCGAGACGGATGCCGCGGACTGGGCGTTCCCCGAGGGGGAGGAGCGCAGCGACCACGCGCCCTTGCTCCGAGACGTCTTCGATGCGCTCCTCGAGGGCGGCCCCCTCCCCGACACGGCCTCGGATCCGGCGCGCTCGTTCGAGATCGTCGCGGCGATCTACGCCTCGGCCGCCGCCGACGGCGCCGTCGTGACGCCGGACCTGCTGGCGGAGCATCCGACGCATCGACGAAGCTTCGCGAGTCCCGTCACCGACCTGCGCTCGTGA
- a CDS encoding ABC transporter ATP-binding protein has product MARKAFSNPADLIDGAHPTRSVLRLLARRPWRIAIALVAFTMKEIPLWFLPVATAAIIDVVADGGDVTIVLWWFALAVVLLLQNYPNHILYTRNFMRVVRDTGADLRNALAARLQSLSIGYHTRVSSSIVQTKVVRDVENVELMLQQVTHPLLSATMVMIGAISMTAILVPEFLPVYALAVPIAIGIRYGMRNRSQVRNEAFRREVETLSARVGEMASLIPVTRAHGLEATAVSRVAHGADGVREAGFRLDLLNGHVASLSWVSMQLLGVGCLVLAAVFSLTGILPITPGEVVLLSTYFTLLTQGLTQLLMLIPVGARGLESVRSIAEVMQEPDLEQNEGKRIVERVDGSIRLDRASHRYAGSDRDALHAIDLDIAPGETVAFVGSSGSGKSTLLNLVLGFVRPTGGRLLLDGVDMSELDLRTARRFVSVVPQESVLFEGTIRENIAYGMPHLDDERIVRALRDANALEFVEAQPQGWDTVVGERGARLSGGQRQRLAIARALVRDPRILLLDEATSALDPESEGLVKEALARLMRGRTTLVVAHRLSTIRQADRIVVLEDGRIVEQGTHAELLDADGRYAHLHLTQSGLV; this is encoded by the coding sequence GTGGCAAGGAAAGCGTTTTCCAATCCCGCGGACCTGATCGACGGTGCACACCCGACTCGATCGGTGCTGCGGCTGCTCGCGCGCCGTCCGTGGCGCATCGCGATCGCACTCGTCGCCTTCACCATGAAGGAGATCCCGCTGTGGTTCCTGCCGGTCGCAACCGCCGCCATCATCGACGTCGTCGCCGACGGCGGTGACGTCACCATCGTGCTGTGGTGGTTCGCGCTCGCGGTGGTCCTCCTGCTGCAGAACTATCCGAACCACATCCTCTACACGCGCAACTTCATGCGGGTCGTGCGTGACACCGGCGCCGACCTCCGCAACGCGCTCGCCGCGCGTCTGCAGAGCCTGTCGATCGGCTACCACACGAGGGTGAGCTCCTCGATCGTGCAGACGAAGGTCGTCCGCGACGTCGAGAACGTCGAGCTGATGTTGCAGCAGGTGACCCACCCGCTGCTGTCGGCCACCATGGTGATGATCGGCGCCATCTCCATGACCGCGATCCTCGTGCCGGAGTTCCTTCCCGTGTACGCCCTCGCGGTGCCGATCGCCATCGGCATCCGCTACGGCATGCGCAACCGCTCGCAGGTGCGCAACGAGGCCTTCCGCCGTGAGGTCGAGACCCTCTCGGCGCGCGTCGGCGAGATGGCATCCCTCATCCCCGTGACCCGCGCGCACGGACTCGAGGCGACGGCTGTATCCCGCGTCGCGCACGGTGCCGACGGCGTGCGCGAGGCGGGTTTCCGACTCGACCTGCTCAACGGCCATGTCGCGTCGCTGTCGTGGGTGTCGATGCAGTTGCTGGGGGTCGGATGCCTCGTTCTCGCGGCGGTGTTCTCGCTCACCGGCATCCTTCCCATCACCCCCGGAGAAGTCGTGCTGCTCTCGACGTACTTCACATTGCTCACCCAGGGCCTCACCCAGCTGCTCATGCTCATCCCGGTCGGTGCGCGCGGGCTCGAGTCGGTCCGGTCGATCGCCGAGGTGATGCAGGAGCCCGATCTCGAGCAGAACGAAGGCAAGCGGATCGTGGAGCGTGTCGACGGCAGCATCCGTCTCGACCGTGCGTCGCATCGCTACGCCGGCTCCGACCGTGACGCGCTGCACGCGATCGACCTCGACATCGCGCCCGGCGAGACCGTCGCATTCGTCGGATCGTCGGGGTCGGGCAAGTCCACGCTGCTCAATCTCGTGCTGGGGTTCGTGCGGCCGACGGGCGGGCGCCTGCTCCTCGACGGCGTCGACATGAGCGAACTCGATCTGCGGACGGCGCGGCGATTCGTGTCCGTCGTGCCGCAGGAATCCGTGCTGTTCGAGGGGACGATCCGCGAGAACATCGCCTACGGGATGCCGCACCTCGACGACGAACGCATCGTCCGGGCGCTCCGCGACGCGAACGCGCTCGAGTTCGTCGAGGCGCAGCCACAGGGGTGGGACACGGTCGTCGGCGAGCGGGGTGCGCGCCTCTCGGGAGGTCAGCGACAGCGGCTCGCGATCGCGCGTGCGCTCGTGCGGGACCCGCGCATCCTTCTTCTCGACGAGGCGACTTCGGCGCTCGACCCCGAGTCCGAGGGGCTCGTGAAGGAAGCGCTCGCTCGTCTCATGCGCGGACGCACGACTCTCGTCGTCGCGCATCGGCTGTCGACCATCCGCCAAGCCGACCGCATCGTCGTGCTGGAGGACGGCCGCATCGTCGAGCAGGGCACCCACGCGGAGCTCCTCGACGCCGACGGCCGCTACGCCCACCTCCACCTCACCCAATCCGGCCTCGTCTGA
- a CDS encoding dihydrodipicolinate synthase family protein, which produces MPQLTLLTAEGATSTADLNESPGYTKPDGPLHSRVAYAAAHVVPLTWADNTPGRPAEVDWDATLDFRRAVYSWGLGVADAMDTAQRNMGLDAAATRELISRSAEVAREEGGSVVVGVNTDHVEAEHISIDEVIDAYKTQLHFTEEQGAGPVLMASRHLARAAESADDYRRVYREVLGAASGPVVLHWLGTAFDPSLEGYFGAVDWRAASDVLLEIIDENVDKVAGVKMSLLDAASEISVRERLPEGVRMFTGDDFNYVDLIGGDTVGRGDSHSDALLGAFAALTPVASAAIQALDAGDPARYLEILGPTEELSRQVFAAPTFYYKTGVAFLAWLNGHQPAFQMVGGLHSARSLPHLSRIVELANDARALERPELAMLRWHGMLRHNGIDVPGVLA; this is translated from the coding sequence ATGCCGCAGCTGACGCTCCTCACCGCCGAGGGGGCCACCTCCACGGCGGACCTCAACGAATCCCCGGGCTACACGAAGCCCGACGGCCCGCTGCACAGTCGCGTCGCGTACGCCGCCGCGCATGTCGTGCCGCTCACATGGGCCGACAACACTCCCGGAAGGCCTGCGGAGGTCGACTGGGATGCGACGCTCGACTTCCGTCGCGCCGTCTACTCCTGGGGCCTCGGCGTCGCCGACGCGATGGACACCGCGCAGCGCAACATGGGACTGGATGCCGCGGCGACGCGTGAGCTCATCTCGCGGTCGGCCGAGGTCGCCCGCGAAGAAGGCGGCTCGGTCGTCGTCGGCGTCAACACCGATCACGTCGAGGCGGAGCACATCTCGATCGACGAGGTCATCGACGCCTACAAGACGCAGCTCCACTTCACCGAGGAGCAGGGCGCGGGTCCCGTGCTCATGGCCTCGCGTCACCTCGCCCGCGCCGCCGAGTCGGCCGACGACTACCGCCGCGTCTATCGCGAGGTGCTCGGCGCGGCATCCGGGCCCGTCGTGCTGCACTGGCTCGGCACGGCGTTCGATCCGTCGCTCGAGGGCTACTTCGGCGCGGTCGACTGGCGCGCGGCATCCGATGTCCTTCTCGAGATCATCGACGAGAACGTCGACAAGGTGGCGGGCGTCAAGATGAGCCTGCTGGATGCCGCGTCGGAGATCTCCGTGCGCGAGCGTCTGCCCGAGGGTGTCCGGATGTTCACGGGCGACGACTTCAACTACGTCGATCTCATCGGTGGCGACACCGTCGGGCGGGGCGACAGCCACTCCGACGCGCTCCTGGGTGCGTTCGCGGCGCTCACTCCCGTGGCATCCGCGGCGATCCAGGCCCTCGACGCGGGGGATCCGGCGCGCTACCTCGAGATCCTCGGACCGACGGAGGAGCTCAGCCGCCAGGTCTTCGCCGCGCCGACGTTCTACTACAAGACGGGTGTCGCGTTCCTCGCGTGGCTCAATGGACATCAGCCGGCGTTCCAGATGGTGGGCGGACTGCACTCGGCGCGGAGCCTTCCGCACCTCAGCCGCATCGTCGAGCTCGCCAACGACGCGCGCGCCCTCGAGCGACCCGAGCTCGCGATGCTCCGCTGGCACGGGATGCTGCGCCACAACGGCATCGACGTGCCGGGGGTGCTCGCATGA
- a CDS encoding carbohydrate ABC transporter permease, which yields MSTASFAENALVQVENQVDPDAKQGPAPQRRRVKRGTWQTVVWFVVLIAITAVVLYPLVWLLFSTFKPNSEFGSNLGLLPDAPTVDNYIKVMEGIAGVPMWRFFANSLIIAVGTVIGTVFSASLAAYAFGRIQFKGLGIFFAAMIGTLLLPFHVVIIPQYLIFNQLDLIDTFVPLLLPKFLATEAFFVFLLVQFIRQLPRDMDEAARIDGAGHIRIFWSVILPLIKPALITCAIFAFIWSWNDFLGPLLYLTSPDNYPLPIALRLYNDQTSTSDYGATVTASFIALIPVLLFFLVFQRFLVNGVATQGLKG from the coding sequence ATGAGCACCGCATCCTTCGCAGAGAACGCCCTCGTCCAGGTCGAGAACCAGGTCGACCCCGATGCCAAGCAGGGTCCCGCCCCGCAGCGGCGACGCGTGAAGCGCGGCACGTGGCAGACCGTCGTCTGGTTCGTCGTGCTCATCGCCATCACCGCCGTCGTGCTCTATCCGCTCGTGTGGCTCTTGTTCTCGACGTTCAAGCCCAACAGCGAGTTCGGATCGAACCTGGGACTGCTTCCCGACGCGCCGACCGTCGACAACTACATCAAGGTCATGGAGGGGATCGCGGGCGTCCCGATGTGGCGCTTCTTCGCGAACAGCCTCATCATCGCCGTCGGCACTGTCATCGGGACGGTGTTCTCGGCATCCCTCGCCGCCTACGCGTTCGGTCGCATCCAGTTCAAGGGTCTCGGGATCTTCTTCGCCGCGATGATCGGCACGCTCCTCCTGCCGTTCCACGTCGTGATCATCCCGCAGTACCTGATCTTCAACCAGCTCGATCTCATCGACACCTTCGTGCCGTTGCTGCTGCCGAAGTTCCTCGCGACCGAGGCGTTCTTCGTCTTCCTCCTCGTGCAGTTCATCCGTCAGCTTCCGCGCGACATGGACGAAGCAGCGCGCATCGACGGCGCGGGACACATCCGGATCTTCTGGTCCGTCATCCTGCCCCTCATCAAGCCGGCGCTCATCACGTGCGCGATCTTCGCGTTCATCTGGTCGTGGAACGACTTCCTCGGTCCGCTGCTGTACTTGACGAGCCCCGACAACTATCCGCTCCCCATCGCGCTGCGCCTGTACAACGACCAGACGTCGACCAGCGACTACGGCGCGACGGTCACGGCATCCTTCATCGCCCTGATCCCCGTGCTGCTGTTCTTCCTCGTGTTCCAGCGCTTCCTCGTCAACGGCGTCGCGACGCAGGGACTCAAGGGGTAG
- a CDS encoding LacI family DNA-binding transcriptional regulator yields MAETSRRVRITDVAKAAGVSLATVSRVMNGNATVDASLAERVRSVAADLGYSASPLARSLVLGRTQTIAVVVPDLANPTFQAILRGISRAAAADGYHVLIADSAEQVAEERVLAEETRRRTDGVILCAPRLAQDELAPLLTLLTPVVVINRGRQDAVPVIAADYRHALGGLVEHLYDLGHRRVAFLAGVARSASNAARLAALDDARATHADLEVVVVPSGVDFDSGAGAVDAVLGTGATAVLAFNDLVAMGLLSSLADRSVRVPDDLSVVGFDDIPFARYTSPALTTAAVPAGELGAQAWAALHALLTGTTPQPFVSLTPEVVVRASTGPAPSL; encoded by the coding sequence ATGGCAGAGACTTCACGCCGCGTGCGCATCACGGATGTCGCGAAGGCGGCAGGCGTTTCGCTCGCCACGGTCTCACGGGTGATGAACGGCAACGCGACCGTCGATGCGAGCCTCGCCGAGCGCGTCCGATCGGTGGCCGCCGACCTCGGTTACAGCGCGAGCCCCCTCGCCCGGAGCCTCGTCCTCGGCCGCACGCAGACCATCGCGGTCGTCGTCCCCGACCTCGCCAACCCCACTTTCCAAGCGATCCTCCGCGGCATCAGTCGGGCCGCTGCTGCCGACGGATACCACGTCCTCATCGCCGACTCCGCCGAGCAGGTCGCCGAGGAGCGGGTCCTCGCCGAGGAAACGCGGCGCCGCACGGACGGCGTCATCCTCTGCGCACCGCGCCTCGCCCAGGACGAGCTCGCCCCGCTGCTCACCCTGCTGACTCCCGTCGTCGTCATCAACAGGGGCCGTCAGGATGCCGTGCCGGTCATCGCCGCCGACTATCGGCACGCGCTCGGCGGCCTCGTCGAGCACTTGTACGACCTCGGACACCGCCGCGTGGCGTTCCTCGCCGGCGTCGCCCGCAGCGCCTCGAATGCCGCGCGTCTCGCCGCCCTCGACGACGCGCGCGCCACGCACGCCGACCTCGAGGTCGTCGTGGTCCCCTCCGGCGTCGACTTCGACAGCGGAGCGGGAGCCGTCGACGCCGTGCTCGGCACGGGGGCGACCGCCGTGCTGGCGTTCAACGACCTCGTGGCGATGGGACTGCTGTCGTCGCTCGCCGATCGCAGCGTCCGCGTTCCCGACGACCTGTCGGTGGTGGGCTTCGACGACATCCCGTTCGCCCGCTACACCTCCCCGGCGCTCACGACGGCAGCCGTTCCCGCGGGGGAGCTCGGCGCACAGGCGTGGGCGGCACTCCACGCTCTCCTCACCGGCACCACCCCTCAGCCGTTCGTGTCGCTGACCCCCGAGGTCGTCGTCCGCGCGAGCACAGGCCCCGCCCCCTCCCTCTAG
- a CDS encoding carbohydrate ABC transporter permease, with protein MSTTATRVIVTGKPSRRSLFRRNRPETSADRPQARARARKETFAGYGFLVPWLIGFFGLTIVPMVYSLYLSFTRYNIFTPPRWVGFDNYVRLFTNDPNFIQSAQITLVYVLIGTPIMLAAALGVAMLLNFRDKGAGFFRSAFYAPSLIGGSVSVAIVWRAMFANEGPVDTSLSFFGINLGGWIGNPSLVLPAMILLAVWQFGATMVIFLAGLKQIPRELYEAAEMDGANSWHRFRAVTLPMLSPVIFFNLLLGLINAFQVFASAYIISNGSGGPAGMTNFITLYLYKRGFSDGQMGYAAAIAWVLLIVVAIIAFILFRTQRNWVHYAGDNR; from the coding sequence GTGAGTACAACTGCGACGAGAGTCATCGTGACGGGCAAGCCGTCGCGCAGGTCCCTCTTCCGCCGGAATCGGCCGGAGACCTCGGCGGACCGGCCTCAGGCGCGGGCCCGCGCGCGGAAGGAGACGTTCGCCGGCTACGGGTTCCTCGTGCCGTGGCTCATCGGCTTCTTCGGTCTGACGATCGTGCCGATGGTCTACTCGCTGTACCTGTCGTTCACCCGGTACAACATCTTCACTCCGCCGCGCTGGGTCGGATTCGACAACTACGTCCGTCTCTTCACGAACGACCCGAACTTCATCCAGTCGGCGCAGATCACGCTCGTCTACGTGCTGATCGGCACGCCGATCATGCTGGCCGCAGCACTCGGCGTCGCGATGCTCCTCAACTTCCGCGACAAGGGCGCCGGCTTCTTTCGCTCCGCCTTCTACGCGCCGTCGCTCATCGGCGGGTCGGTGTCGGTCGCGATCGTGTGGCGGGCGATGTTCGCCAACGAGGGTCCCGTCGACACGTCGCTCTCGTTCTTCGGCATCAACCTCGGCGGCTGGATCGGGAACCCGTCGCTCGTCCTCCCCGCGATGATCCTCCTCGCCGTGTGGCAGTTCGGCGCCACGATGGTCATCTTCCTCGCGGGTCTCAAGCAGATCCCGCGCGAGCTCTACGAGGCCGCGGAGATGGACGGCGCCAACTCGTGGCACCGGTTCCGTGCCGTGACGCTCCCGATGCTGTCGCCGGTCATCTTCTTCAACCTGCTCCTCGGCCTCATCAACGCCTTCCAGGTGTTCGCGTCGGCCTACATCATCTCGAACGGCTCGGGCGGCCCGGCCGGAATGACCAACTTCATCACCCTGTATCTCTACAAGCGCGGGTTCAGTGACGGCCAGATGGGGTATGCCGCGGCGATCGCCTGGGTGCTCCTGATCGTCGTCGCGATCATCGCCTTCATCCTGTTCCGCACGCAGCGCAACTGGGTCCACTACGCGGGAGACAACCGATGA